A window from Calliopsis andreniformis isolate RMS-2024a chromosome 5, iyCalAndr_principal, whole genome shotgun sequence encodes these proteins:
- the Tnpo gene encoding transportin 1 isoform X2 produces the protein MKMAWQPQEEGLRQILTLLKESQSPDTATQRAVQQKLEELNKFPDFNNYLIFVLTKLTSEEEPTRSLSGLILKNNVKAHFEEFLPEVTSFIKQECLSAVGDPSPLIRATVGILITTVASEGGLATWPELLPALCQMLDSQDFNVCEGAFGALQKICEDSAQILDSDALNRPLNVLIPKFLQFFRHDSPKIRSHAIACVNQFIHNRTQALMIHIDSFLENLFHLANDDDPEVRKNVCRALVMLLEVRMDRLIPHMHNIIEYMLMRTQDPDEGVALEACEFWLSLAEQPICKEALAPHLTRLIPVLVRGMKYSEIDIILLKGDVEEDEMIPDREEDIRPRFHKSKTHHTHHTNMNKHTDENGGCNEEDIDAEDGCDDDSTLSDWNLRKCSAAALDVLANVFREELLPVLVPILKETLFHQDWEIKESGILALGAIAEGCMGGMILHLSELIPYLISCLSDKKALVRAITCWTLSRYAHWVCGQPHDTHLKPLMTELLKRVLDGNKRVQEAACSAFATLEEEACTELVPYLGFILETLVFAFGKYQHKNLLILYDAIGTLADSVGHHLNKPDYINLLMPPLINKWNVLKDEDKDLFPLLECLSSVATALRSGFLPYCEPVYRRCVSLVEQTLNQHIANIQSPQQFEAPDKDFMIVALDLLSGLAEGLEGHMERLVMNSNIMQLLYQCMQDAMPEVRQSSFALLGDLTKACFQHVLPCIPEFMPILGQNLNPDFISVCNNATWAIGEIAIKLGSDTSAYIPLILTQLIDIINRRNTPKTLLENTGVLLCEA, from the exons ATGAAAATGGCGTGGCAACCGCAAGAGGAAGGACTTCGACAAATCTTGACGCTCTTGAAGGAGTCCCAGAGCCCGGATACAGCTACTCAGCGTGCCGTGCAACAA AAATTGGAAGAATTAAATAAGTTCCCAGACTTCAACAATTATCTTATTTTTGTTTTAACAAAACTCACATCAGAAG AGGAACCCACAAGGTCTCTTAGTGGACTGATATTGAAGAATAATGTTAAAGCTCATTTTGAAGAGTTTCTACCAGAAGTTACAAGTTTTATCAAACAAGAATGTCTGTCAGCTGTAGGAGATCCATCACCTTTGATTCGTGCAACTGTTGGTATTTTAATAACTACCGTTGCATCAGAAG GTGGATTAGCCACATGGCCAGAATTGCTACCTGCACTATGTCAGATGTTGGATTCGCAAGATTTCAATGTTTGTGAAGGTGCATTTGGCGCTCTTCAGAAAATCTGTGAAGATTCTGCACAAATATTGGATTCAGATGCACTCAATCGACCTTTGAATGTTTTAATTCCAAAGTTCCTGCAATTCTTCAGACATGACAGTCCAAAAATTAGATCGCATGCAATTGCATGTGTCAATCAGTTTATTCATAATCGTACACAGGCTCTTATGATTCATATAGATAGCTTCCTGGAGAATCTCTTCCATTTAGCTAATGACGACGACCCTGAAGTTAGAAAAAATGTTTGCAG AGCTTTAGTTATGTTGCTTGAAGTTCGAATGGACAGGTTAATACCACATATGCACAATATAATAGAATATATGttaatgagaactcaggatcctGATGAAGGTGTTGCTTTAGAAGCATGCGAATTCTGGCTGTCATTAGCAGAACAACCAATTTGTAAGGAAGCACTTGCACCACATTTAACCCGTTTAATACCCGTACTG GTGAGAGGTATGAAATATTCTGAGATTGACATAATACTTCTGAAAGGTGATGTAGAAGAAGACGAAATGATCCCAGATAGGGAAGAAGATATCCGTCCGAGATTTCACAAATCGAAGACACATCATACACACCACACTAATATGAATAAACACACAGACGAAAATGGAGGTTGTAACGAAGAAGATATAGATGCAGAGGACGGATGCGACGATGACTCGACGCTTAGCGATTGGAATTTAAGGAAATGCTCGGCTGCTGCCTTGGATGTGCTAGCAAATGTTTTTAGAGAAGAATTATTGCCAGTTTTAGTACCAATTTTAAAAGAAACGCTTTTCCATCAAGATTGGGAAATCAAGGAGTCTGGAATATTGGCATTGGGAGCTATAGCAGAAG GTTGCATGGGCGGAATGATTCTACATTTATCCGAATTAATTCCCTACCTTATTAGTTGTTTGAGCGATAAAAAGGCATTGGTGCGCGCCATCACATGCTGGACGTTAAGTCGTTATGCACACTGGGTTTGTGGACAGCCACATGATACGCATTTAAAACCATTAATGACTGAATTACTCAAACGAGTACTTGATGGCAATAAACGCGTTCAAGAAGCTGCATGTTCTGCTTTCGCGACCTTAGAAGAAGAAGCGTGCACAGAATTAGTCCCTTACCTTGGATTTATTCTAGAAACGCTTGTTTTTGCCTTTG GTAAATATCAACACAAGAATCTTTTAATATTGTACGACGCAATTGGTACACTTGCTGATTCAGTGGGACATCATTTGAACAAACCGGATTACATTAATCTTCTTATGCCACCACTAATTAATAAATGGAACGTACTGAAAGATGAAGACAAAGACCTTTTCCCATTATTGGAATGTCTTTCATCAGTCGCAACTGCACTGCGATCAGGTTTCCTTCCTTACTGTGAACCTGTATACAG GCGGTGTGTTTCCCTCGTAGAGCAGACATTAAATcaacatatagcgaatatacagAGTCCACAACAGTTTGAAGCACCTGATAAagattttatgattgttgcgttAGATCTTCTTAGTGGATTAGCGGAAGGATTGGAGGGTCACATGGAACGTTTAGTAATGAATAGCAATATAATGCAATTATTGTATCAGTGCATGCAGGATGCTATGCCTGAAGTTAGACAGAGCAGCTTCGCTTTATTAGGCGATCTTACAAAGGCCTGCTTCCAACATGTTCTCCCATGTATAC CGGAATTTATGCCTATACTTGGACAAAATTTGAATCCCGACTTCATATCAGTTTGCAATAATGCAACATGGGCTATTGGTGAAATAGCTATAAAACTCG GTTCCGACACAAGTGCATATATTCCATTAATTTTGACTCAGCTTATCGATATAATCAATAGAAGAAACACGCCAAAAACACTCTTAGAAAATACGG GTGTACTTCTTTGCGAAGCATAA
- the Tnpo gene encoding transportin 1 isoform X1, which translates to MLSWRSSGGNRGELPFICEVREGWLRSVVLLKNTMKMAWQPQEEGLRQILTLLKESQSPDTATQRAVQQKLEELNKFPDFNNYLIFVLTKLTSEEEPTRSLSGLILKNNVKAHFEEFLPEVTSFIKQECLSAVGDPSPLIRATVGILITTVASEGGLATWPELLPALCQMLDSQDFNVCEGAFGALQKICEDSAQILDSDALNRPLNVLIPKFLQFFRHDSPKIRSHAIACVNQFIHNRTQALMIHIDSFLENLFHLANDDDPEVRKNVCRALVMLLEVRMDRLIPHMHNIIEYMLMRTQDPDEGVALEACEFWLSLAEQPICKEALAPHLTRLIPVLVRGMKYSEIDIILLKGDVEEDEMIPDREEDIRPRFHKSKTHHTHHTNMNKHTDENGGCNEEDIDAEDGCDDDSTLSDWNLRKCSAAALDVLANVFREELLPVLVPILKETLFHQDWEIKESGILALGAIAEGCMGGMILHLSELIPYLISCLSDKKALVRAITCWTLSRYAHWVCGQPHDTHLKPLMTELLKRVLDGNKRVQEAACSAFATLEEEACTELVPYLGFILETLVFAFGKYQHKNLLILYDAIGTLADSVGHHLNKPDYINLLMPPLINKWNVLKDEDKDLFPLLECLSSVATALRSGFLPYCEPVYRRCVSLVEQTLNQHIANIQSPQQFEAPDKDFMIVALDLLSGLAEGLEGHMERLVMNSNIMQLLYQCMQDAMPEVRQSSFALLGDLTKACFQHVLPCIPEFMPILGQNLNPDFISVCNNATWAIGEIAIKLGSDTSAYIPLILTQLIDIINRRNTPKTLLENTAITIGRLGYVCPHDVAPMLQQFVRQWCTSLRSIRDNEEKDSAFRGMCQMITVNPAGVVQDFIFFCDAVASWVTPREDLKDMFQKILHGFKNQVGAENWKRFSDQFPPQLSERLHNMYGV; encoded by the exons ATGCTTTCGTGGCGCAGTAGTGGGGGTAACCGTGGGGAGCTTCCGTTTATCTGCGAGGTCAGAGAAGGCTGGCTGCGTTCAGTGGTGCTGTTGAAAAACACGATGAAAATGGCGTGGCAACCGCAAGAGGAAGGACTTCGACAAATCTTGACGCTCTTGAAGGAGTCCCAGAGCCCGGATACAGCTACTCAGCGTGCCGTGCAACAA AAATTGGAAGAATTAAATAAGTTCCCAGACTTCAACAATTATCTTATTTTTGTTTTAACAAAACTCACATCAGAAG AGGAACCCACAAGGTCTCTTAGTGGACTGATATTGAAGAATAATGTTAAAGCTCATTTTGAAGAGTTTCTACCAGAAGTTACAAGTTTTATCAAACAAGAATGTCTGTCAGCTGTAGGAGATCCATCACCTTTGATTCGTGCAACTGTTGGTATTTTAATAACTACCGTTGCATCAGAAG GTGGATTAGCCACATGGCCAGAATTGCTACCTGCACTATGTCAGATGTTGGATTCGCAAGATTTCAATGTTTGTGAAGGTGCATTTGGCGCTCTTCAGAAAATCTGTGAAGATTCTGCACAAATATTGGATTCAGATGCACTCAATCGACCTTTGAATGTTTTAATTCCAAAGTTCCTGCAATTCTTCAGACATGACAGTCCAAAAATTAGATCGCATGCAATTGCATGTGTCAATCAGTTTATTCATAATCGTACACAGGCTCTTATGATTCATATAGATAGCTTCCTGGAGAATCTCTTCCATTTAGCTAATGACGACGACCCTGAAGTTAGAAAAAATGTTTGCAG AGCTTTAGTTATGTTGCTTGAAGTTCGAATGGACAGGTTAATACCACATATGCACAATATAATAGAATATATGttaatgagaactcaggatcctGATGAAGGTGTTGCTTTAGAAGCATGCGAATTCTGGCTGTCATTAGCAGAACAACCAATTTGTAAGGAAGCACTTGCACCACATTTAACCCGTTTAATACCCGTACTG GTGAGAGGTATGAAATATTCTGAGATTGACATAATACTTCTGAAAGGTGATGTAGAAGAAGACGAAATGATCCCAGATAGGGAAGAAGATATCCGTCCGAGATTTCACAAATCGAAGACACATCATACACACCACACTAATATGAATAAACACACAGACGAAAATGGAGGTTGTAACGAAGAAGATATAGATGCAGAGGACGGATGCGACGATGACTCGACGCTTAGCGATTGGAATTTAAGGAAATGCTCGGCTGCTGCCTTGGATGTGCTAGCAAATGTTTTTAGAGAAGAATTATTGCCAGTTTTAGTACCAATTTTAAAAGAAACGCTTTTCCATCAAGATTGGGAAATCAAGGAGTCTGGAATATTGGCATTGGGAGCTATAGCAGAAG GTTGCATGGGCGGAATGATTCTACATTTATCCGAATTAATTCCCTACCTTATTAGTTGTTTGAGCGATAAAAAGGCATTGGTGCGCGCCATCACATGCTGGACGTTAAGTCGTTATGCACACTGGGTTTGTGGACAGCCACATGATACGCATTTAAAACCATTAATGACTGAATTACTCAAACGAGTACTTGATGGCAATAAACGCGTTCAAGAAGCTGCATGTTCTGCTTTCGCGACCTTAGAAGAAGAAGCGTGCACAGAATTAGTCCCTTACCTTGGATTTATTCTAGAAACGCTTGTTTTTGCCTTTG GTAAATATCAACACAAGAATCTTTTAATATTGTACGACGCAATTGGTACACTTGCTGATTCAGTGGGACATCATTTGAACAAACCGGATTACATTAATCTTCTTATGCCACCACTAATTAATAAATGGAACGTACTGAAAGATGAAGACAAAGACCTTTTCCCATTATTGGAATGTCTTTCATCAGTCGCAACTGCACTGCGATCAGGTTTCCTTCCTTACTGTGAACCTGTATACAG GCGGTGTGTTTCCCTCGTAGAGCAGACATTAAATcaacatatagcgaatatacagAGTCCACAACAGTTTGAAGCACCTGATAAagattttatgattgttgcgttAGATCTTCTTAGTGGATTAGCGGAAGGATTGGAGGGTCACATGGAACGTTTAGTAATGAATAGCAATATAATGCAATTATTGTATCAGTGCATGCAGGATGCTATGCCTGAAGTTAGACAGAGCAGCTTCGCTTTATTAGGCGATCTTACAAAGGCCTGCTTCCAACATGTTCTCCCATGTATAC CGGAATTTATGCCTATACTTGGACAAAATTTGAATCCCGACTTCATATCAGTTTGCAATAATGCAACATGGGCTATTGGTGAAATAGCTATAAAACTCG GTTCCGACACAAGTGCATATATTCCATTAATTTTGACTCAGCTTATCGATATAATCAATAGAAGAAACACGCCAAAAACACTCTTAGAAAATACGG CCATAACGATCGGTCGCCTAGGTTATGTGTGTCCCCACGACGTCGCCCCCATGTTACAGCAGTTTGTCCGACAGTG GTGTACTTCTTTGCGAAGCATAAGAGACAATGAAGAAAAAGACTCTGCCTTTAGAGGTATGTGTCAGATGATTACGGTAAACCCGGCAGGCGTTGTACAAGATTTCATTTTCTTCTGCGATGCTGTCGCGTCTTGGGTTACGCCAAGAGAAGATCTTAAAGACATGTTCCAGAAG ATATTACATGGGTTCAAAAATCAAGTTGGTGCGGAAAATTGGAAACGTTTTTCGGATCAGTTCCCACCACAGCTCAGTGAACGACTCCATAATATGTATGGCGTCTGA